A portion of the Rhinopithecus roxellana isolate Shanxi Qingling chromosome 19, ASM756505v1, whole genome shotgun sequence genome contains these proteins:
- the BORCS6 gene encoding BLOC-1-related complex subunit 6: MESSRGRPGPETDLLAVAEQQAAIFGGGPGRTSSEPPSGLRVSGEEEAENAGGANRHPRTSPKTSGCGVVHRPEREALEKEPGPQGTPSGAGSLSGAPGAEHEPSLSFRHKDPAPPEGKPASGRDCRRGGPGGGMDVEQQEEEDNDEEAAAGGRAGRSFSSRLQDSRSLDGLSEACGGAGSSGSAESGAGGGRRATISSPLELEGTVSRHGDLTHFVANNLQLKIRLSGAPPPPPSAPARPCPAPAPTPTPAIPPIDPEVLRDLERLSRELGGRVDRLLRGLGGAVQELTALSVGCIQTYRDAVDSLGEAVDMSIKGMYTLLARCEELERALQPVQGLARQVRDIRRTLEVLEALCK; encoded by the coding sequence ATGGAGTCGTCTCGGGGGCGGCCCGGGCCCGAGACGGACCTTCTGGCTGTAGCGGAACAGCAGGCCGCAATCTTCGGCGGCGGACCGGGCCGAACGTCCTCTGAGCCGCCCTCAGGCCTCCGGGTGTCCGGGGAGGAAGAGGCCGAGAACGCTGGGGGCGCGAACCGCCACCCCAGGACGTCCCCGAAGACGTCAGGCTGCGGCGTCGTCCACCGACCGGAACGGGAGGCTCTCGAGAAAGAGCCCGGCCCTCAAGGGACGCCGTCTGGGGCCGGGAGCCTCAGTGGGGCGCCGGGTGCAGAGCACGAACCGTCCCTGTCCTTCCGGCACAAGGACCCGGCGCCGCCCGAGGGCAAGCCCGCCTCCGGGAGGGACTGCCGTCGAGGGGGACCAGGCGGCGGGATGGATGttgagcagcaggaggaggaagacaacGACGAGGAGGCGGCCGCGGGCGGCAGAGCCGGCCGCTCGTTCTCCAGCCGCCTTCAGGACAGCCGCAGCTTGGACGGGCTGAGCGAGGCGTGCGGTGGCGCCGGGTCCTCAGGCAGTGCCGAGTCCGGCGCGGGCGGTGGACGCCGCGCCACCATCTCCAGTCCCCTGGAGCTCGAGGGCACAGTGAGCCGCCACGGCGACCTCACCCACTTTGTCGCCAACAACCTGCAACTCAAGATCCGTCTGAGCGGCGCCCCTCCACCCCCTCCTTCTGCCCCTGCGCGGCCCTGCCCAGCGCCtgcacccacacccacaccagcCATTCCCCCCATCGACCCTGAGGTGCTGCGGGATCTGGAGCGGTTGAGTCGGGAGCTGGGAGGCCGGGTGGACCGTCTGCTTCGCGGTCTAGGTGGCGCGGTGCAGGAGCTGACGGCGCTGAGCGTGGGCTGCATCCAGACCTACCGCGACGCTGTGGACTCCTTAGGTGAAGCCGTGGACATGAGCATCAAGGGCATGTACACCCTGCTGGCGCGCTGCGAGGAGCTGGAGCGGGCTCTGCAGCCGGTTCAGGGGCTGGCTCGCCAAGTCCGGGATATCCGACGTACTCTGGAGGTGTTGGAGGCCCTGTGCAAGTGA